One window of Hydractinia symbiolongicarpus strain clone_291-10 chromosome 3, HSymV2.1, whole genome shotgun sequence genomic DNA carries:
- the LOC130636612 gene encoding low density lipoprotein receptor adapter protein 1-like codes for MEDVDFSTRLKKIKRKFSRKASYDVDFKAPSFKVKSLCLDGIPVEAISNQCSNEAVDKALSSVGSLQGKNKQDILLKISIKYGIQIICRKSKAEMFNYKIHQVGYCNVDKRYPQIFVFIAAMQKVDLTCHVFLCEDIQKSRAICLTMANIFKNSFENWQKSKEMSNSTQVKVNRLDIRRQSADVVAMPLPKHLLETRRASDFVTAGGFKRANVRRGSTDTDSKTSSDEEGFDDDANQAFEDILSKSAGNGKCSLLRRDSTDWDAIAQDEEIQRKMQGDLILWE; via the coding sequence ATGGAAGACGTAGATTTCTCCACAAGACTAAAGAAGATCAAACGAAAATTCAGTCGAAAAGCAAGCTATGATGTTGATTTTAAAGCACCGAGTTtcaaagtaaaatctctgtgTTTAGATGGGATACCAGTGGAAGCTATTTCTAATCAATGCTCTAATGAAGCTGTCGATAAAGCACTTTCTTCTGTTGGGTCTTTGCAAGGCAAAAACAAACAagacattcttttaaaaatttcaattaagTATGGTATCCAAATAATATGCAGGAAAAGCAAAGCTGAAATGTTTAATTACAAAATCCATCAAGTGGGATATTGCAATGTTGATAAAAGATACCCACAAATCTTTGTTTTCATTGCGGCTATGCAAAAAGTGGATCTAACATGTCACGTGTTTTTATGTGAAGATATACAAAAGTCACGTGCTATATGTCTAACAATggcaaacatatttaaaaacagcTTTGAAAATTGGCAAAAGTCGAAAGAAATGTCGAATTCTACTCAGGTGAAAGTAAACAGACTTGATATTCGCCGTCAGTCGGCCGACGTTGTCGCTATGCCACTGCCTAAACATCTATTAGAAACACGACGTGCGAGTGATTTTGTGACAGCCGGTGGATTTAAGAGAGCGAACGTACGTAGAGGAAGCACGGACACAGATAGCAAAACGTCAAGCGATGAGGAAGGTTTTGATGACGATGCAAATCAGGCGTTTGAAGATATTCTGTCAAAAAGTGCTGGCAACGGAAAATGCAGTTTGCTGAGACGGGACAGTACAGATTGGGACGCTATAGCACAGGATGAAGAAATTCAAAGAAAAATGCAAGGAGATCTCATATTATgggagtaa
- the LOC130637010 gene encoding uncharacterized protein LOC130637010, with amino-acid sequence MIVSVSEIITRDDKLKMKAGYVNSFLRELCIQRNIGFIQHNNITCNHLNAKQQIIVADDCALLNIKKLHPTKLLIGHLNINSLRSKVLSLQEVVKDHLDILLISESKLDQSFTDASIALNGFKRPYRRDRNKNGGGLVLYVNCEIISNAIKLPSLPEDIEIVGIEVILRAQKWPVLGIYKPPNQRCDYFLENLGKVLDSFHYENCIIMGDFNSHESELSILKTHYNLSNLIDSPTCYKNPANPSCIDHIWVSDKKRFTNSCAIETGLSDWHKLTVTVIKAEMPKKKPRIIKYRSIKNFNKSEFQKDLTKSMELQEVNFANLDTAFKNVIEKHMPVKQKMVRNNHAPFITKRVRKEIMIRSRKRNVYNSNPTAENWNSFRIQRNKCAKIVRDARKIYYRKLDVSKVRDNKAFWKIVKPNFSEKAIKENITSLVEDDAVLRNKVEIANVMNDYFVNITRSLNVNNIPENNPGTADDCSRTEVDAIISSFKEHPSIKNIKSKFSKSADMDEMKFCHVSVEKLKLYIGSLKSGKACPEGDIPADLLKAHANVFVKQLSHCFNDSVDRCIFPESLKFADVSPLYKAKSRVCKENYRPVSKLPNMAKVFEKILFEQISEFMEGKMSPILSGFRKGYSSQHALLNLMCFLQRKLDSKKCVAALLMDLSKAFDCINHKLLIAKLHAYGFSSSALSFIWSYLKQRFQRVGIDGVFGCWKEIFSGIPQGSILGPLLFNIFLNDFLFQYDVNMPPCSDILVCNYADDNTFCASAETFHEVKYMLEQLFRSAALWFSDNGLQLNASKCDFIIFGKPESPQIRHLNLNGAILSASKCVELLGIKFDSQLTFADHINTLCKRASCKSNALKRISWIVDNKQKSLLYATFIASEFNYCPLVWGFNSRKSISKVDRVLKRARSQSKVESISSTKRIHMQHCRQLLKEVYKTKWKLNPSYMEGVFQFRNDTGYNLRSSSALVRPRIKSSKYGLQTFGYIASQLWNSLPDEIKSAESLVKFCRAMGEFSSFQCKCRICAEYIINLGII; translated from the exons ATGATTGTTTCAGTTTCTGAAATAATAACGAGGGATGATAAATTGAAAATGAAGGCGGGTTATGTAAACAGTTTTTTACGTGAATTATGTATTCAACGAAACATTGGCTTTATACAGCATAACAACATCACGTGTAATCATCTCAATGCCA AACAACAAATTATAGTGGCTGACGATTGCGCgctattaaacataaaaaaattgcaccCCACAAAATTATTGATCGGACATCTAAATATAAATTCACTCAGAAGCAAAGTACTATCCTTACAGGAGGTTGTCAAGGATCATTTGGACATTCTGCTGATATCTGAATCGAAACTTGATCAATCGTTTACCGATGCTTCAATTGCCTTAAATGGTTTCAAACGTCCCTATCGAAGAGACCGAAACAAAAATGGCGGGGGATTGGTTTTGTATGTTAATTGCGAAATAATTAGTAATGCTATAAAACTCCCTTCTTTACCTGAAGATATCGAAATAGTTGGGATCGAAGTTATCCTTCGTGCACAAAAATGGCCCGTACTGGGCATTTACAAACCACCCAATCAACGCTGCGATTATTTTCTTGAAAACCTTGGTAAAGTCCTAGATTCGTTTCATTACGAAAATTGTATAATAATGGGCGACTTCAACAGCCACGAATCCGAATTATCAATCTTAAAAACTCACTATAATCTTTCAAACTTAATTGATTCACCAACTTGTTACAAGAACCCTGCGAACCCATCCTGTATTGATCATATATGGGTTTCTGACAAGAAAAGGTTCACAAATAGCTGTGCAATAGAGACAGGACTGTCCGATTGGCACAAACTCACTGTGACTGTTATAAAAGCGGAGATGCCAAAAAAGAAACCCCGCATTATaaagtacaggtctataaaaaaCTTCAATAAATCCGAATTCCAAAAAGACCTTACTAAGTCAATGGAGTTACAGGAAGTGAATTTCGCAAACCTCGATACAGCTTTTAAGAACGTAATTGAAAAACATATGCCAGTGAAGCAAAAGATGGTTAGAAACAATCATGCACCATTTATTACGAAGAGAGTACGCAAAGAAATTATGATAAGAAGTAGAAAAAGAAACGTATATAATTCGAATCCAACTGCTGAAAATTGGAACTCTTTTCGAATTCAAAGGAATAAGTGTGCAAAGATTGTCAGAGATGCAAGAAAGATTTATTACAGAAAACTTGACGTGTCGAAAGTTCGAGACAACAAAGCATTTTGGAAAATCGTGAAACCAAATTTCTCCGAGAAAGCAATCAAGGAAAATATAACTTCGTTAGTCGAAGATGATGCTGTTTTACGAAATAAAGTTGAAATTGCAAACGTCATGAATGATTATTTCGTAAATATCACAAGATCACTGAATGTAAACAACATCCCTGAAAACAATCCAGGAACAGCTGATGATTGCTCTCGTACCGAGGTTGATGCAATTATTTCAAGTTTCAAAGAACATCCgagcataaaaaatatcaaatcaaaATTCTCCAAAAGTGCTGACATGGACGAAATGAAATTCTGTCATGTTtctgttgaaaaattaaaactttatatTGGTTCTTTAAAAAGTGGCAAGGCTTGTCCAGAGGGAGACATACCTGCAGATCTTCTCAAAGCTCacgcaaatgtttttgttaagcAGTTGAGTCACTGTTTTAATGACTCAGTAGATAGGTGCATCTTTCCTGAGTCTTTGAAATTTGCGGATGTGTCTCCACTCTACAAAGCAAAGTCTAGGGTCTGCAAAGAAAATTATCGACCAGTTAGTAAACTGCCAAACATGGCTAAGGTGtttgaaaaaatcttatttGAACAGATAAGTGAGTTCATGGAGGGGAAAATGTCCCCTATCTTGTCTGGATTCAGGAAAGGATACAGTAGCCAACATGCTCTTTTAAATCTAATGTGCTTTCTTCAAAGAAAGTTAGACTCTAAAAAGTGTGTTGCTGCCTTGCTCATGGATCTAAGCAAGGCTTTTGACTGTATTAACCACAAGCTACTTATTGCTAAGCTTCATGCTTATGGATTTTCTTCTAGTGCATTATCTTTTATTTGGAGCTATTTAAAGCAGCGCTTTCAGAGAGTAGGTATTGATGGGGTTTTTGGTTGTTGGAAGGAAATTTTTTCTGGTATACCACAGGGGTCAATTTTGGGCCCGTTActgtttaacatatttttaaatgattttctttttcaatatgacGTGAATATGCCGCCCTGCTCTGATATTCTAGTGTGTAACTATGCTGACGATAATACGTTTTGTGCATCAGCTGAAACCTTTCACGAAGTAAAATATATGTTAGAACAACTTTTTAGGTCAGCAGCTTTATGGTTTTCCGATAATGGCTTGCAATTAAACGCAAGCAAATGCGATTTTATAATATTCGGAAAGCCAGAAAGTCCACAAATCcggcatttaaatttaaatggagCAATTTTATCTGCATCCAAATGTGTAGAGCTTCTTGGTATTAAATTTGACAGTCAACTTACTTTTGCAGATCATATAAACACACTGTGCAAAAGAGCTAGCTGTAAATCTAATGCCCTGAAGAGAATTTCCTGGATTGTTGATAATAAACAGAAAAGTTTATTATATGCAACATTCATAGCATCTGAGTTCAATTATTGTCCTTTAGTCTGGGGATTTAATAGCAGGAAATCTATTTCAAAGGTGGATAGAGTTTTAAAAAGGGCAAGGTCTCAGTCTAAAGTGGAATCCATTTCTTCTACGAAAAGAATTCATATGCAACATTGTAGACAATTACTAAAAGAGGTCTACAAGACGAAATGGAAATTGAATCCTTCCTACATGGAAGGTGTGTTTCAGTTTAGAAATGATACTGGATATAATTTAAGGTCATCAAGTGCTTTAGTTAGACCTAGAATAAAATCTTCAAAATATGGGCTGCAAACATTTGGATATATAGCCTCCCAATTATGGAATTCTCTTCCTGATGAAATCAAATCTGCAGAGTCTTTGGTCAAATTCTGTAGAGCTATGGGCGAATTTTCTTCTTTCCAATGCAAATGTCGGATCTGTGCAGAATACATAATTAATTTAgggattatttaa